Within the Sporichthyaceae bacterium genome, the region CGGTGGCAATGCCCGGCGTGATCGCGGGCCTGCGCACCGCCGCGGTGTCCTGCATCAGCCTGGTCACGCTGGCTGCGCTGATCGGCGTCGGCGGCTTGGGCCGGGTGATCACCGAGGGCTATTCGACCGGTTCGGACCCCGAGGTGTTGTCCTCGGTGGTCGCGGTGGTGGTGCTCGCGGTCGCGGCGGAGAACCTGCTGGTGCGGGCGCAGCGCTACTTCCTGCCCTGGTCGACGCTGGCCCCGGTGCGGTGAGGGATTCGTGAACCACGCGAGTGAGCCGGAGGCGAGTGAGCAATGAACCTCTGGTGGAATTACATCTCCGACCTGGATCACTGGAAGGCCACCGACGGCATCGCGCAGCGGCTCGGTGAGCACGTCGCGATGTCCATCGGCGCGCTGCTGATCGCCACTGTCGTCGCGCTGCCGTTGGGCATCGCGGTCGGGCACAGCGGCAAGGGTGACGATCTGCCGATCCTGTTCGGCGTGCTCGGCCGACTGTTGCCGCCTCTCGGGGTGTTCGCCTACTTCGCGATGAAGACCGAGACCGGCACCGGGCCCGCGTTCGTCATGTTGGTGCTGCTGGGGATGGCGCCGATCATGTCCGCGGGCTACGCCGGAGTGCGTCTGTTGGACCGTGCGGTGATCGAGTCTGCCCGCGCGTCGGGCATGGTGCCCATGCACGTGCTGCGGGAGATCGAACTGCCGATGGCCATGCCCCAGTTGATCGCCGGGGTGCGCCGGGCCGCGGTGGCGATCGTGTCGATGGCCGCGGTGGCCGCGTACGCCGGCGCCAAGGGCCTGGGTCGGCTGATCATCGATGGGCAGCAGCCCGATGTGCACGACTACGGCATGGTGGCCACCGGCGGTTTCCTGGTCGCCGTGCTCGCGGTGGTGCTGGACCGAATCATCGACGCGTTCGGCCGCTCACTGGTCCCGCCCGGCTTGTACGCGACTCCGTCGGCGGCGCTGAAGGAGATCCAGCCGCGCATCGCCGAGCCTTATGTCCCGCCGGTTCCGGCCACGCCCGGCTACTGAACCGTCGATGTCGTTCGACGCGCTGTGGGATGACCTGCTCGACGTCGGACGTGATGCCACGTCAGGTGGCTACTACCGGTTCACCGGTACCACCGCGGAGCTGACCTGCCGCGAATGGTTCGACGAGCAGGCCGCTGCGCGCGGCCTGGTGGTGGAGACCGACCGCAACGCCAACCTGTGGGCCTGGCACGCCCCCGACGCGCCGGGCGGGGCGATCGTCACCGGCTCGCACCTGGACTCGGTGCCCGACGGCGGGGCCTACGACGGTCCGCTCGGGGTGATCGCCGCGTTCGCCGCGTTCGACGCCCTCGCCGCTCGCGACGCGTTGCCCGTCGTGCCGTTTGCGATCGCGGCGTTCGCCGAGGAGGAGGGCGCTCGCTTCGGTGTGCCCTGCCTCGGGTCCCGCTTGCTCACCGGCGCCCTGCCCGCGGATGCGGTACTCGCCCGGCGGGACGCGGACGGGACGGCGCTGGCCGAGGTGTGGGCCGCGCTCGGCGCGCGAAACCCCGGGCCGGACCCGCAACGGTTGGCGCGGATCGGCGCGTACCTCGAGTTGCATGTGGAGCAGGGCCGCGGACTGGTGCACACCGGGCATGCCCTCGGGCTCGCCTCCGGGTTGCGTCCGCACGGACGGTGGCGGCTGAGCTTCCACGGCGCACCCGACCATGCGGGCACCACGGCGCTGGTCGACCGGATGGACCCGATGCTCACGGTGGCGCGGTGCGTCATGGACGTGCGCGAGGCGGCGACGCGGCACAACGCGGTGGCCACCGTCGGGCGCATCCGGGTGGTGCCCAACGCCACCAATGTCATCCCGTCGCTGGTCGAGGTCTGGCTGGACGCCCGGGCAGGCGACGAGGCCACGGTGCGGGCGGTGGTCGACGACGTCGTCGGCCGCGTCGCGGCGCACGCCACGCTCGACGGGATCAGCGTCGACCTGGTCGAGGAGTCCTGGTCCCCCGCGGTGCACTTTGATCCCGGGTTGGCCGGTCGGTTGGCAGCGCGACTGGGCGGGGTGCCGGTGCTCGGCTCCGGCGCCGGGCACGACGCCGGGGTGCTCGCCGCGGCCGGGGTGCCGACCGCGATGCTGTTCGTGCGCAACCCCACCGGCGTCTCGCACGCCCCCGCCGAGCACGCCGAGCGGGACGACTGCCTGGCCGGGGTCGCCGCGCTGGCCGCCTGCATCAGCGAGCTCGCCGGATGACCCCCCATCACTACTGGTGCGAGCACGCGTGGACGCCGCCGGATGTGGTGCATCACGGCCTGCTGCTGGAGATCAGCGACGGGCGGTTCAGTGCCGTCGAGCCCGTGGTGGCCGCGCCCGCCGGGGCGACGGTGTTGCGCGGCCTGAGTTTGCCCGGCCTGGCCGACGCCCATTCCCACGCCTTCCACCGGGCGTTGCGGGCCCGCGGCGGCGGCGCGGACTTCTTCGGCTGGCGCGACGGCATGTACGCCATCGTCCAGCGCCTGGACCCGGACTCCTACCTGGCGCTGGCCCGCGCGGTGTACGCCGAGCTGGCACTGGCCGGCGTCACCTGTGTCGGGGAGTTCCACTACCTGCACCACGCGTCCGACGGGGACCGCTACGTGGACCCGAACGCGATGGGCCACGCGGTCGCGCAGGCTGCGCGGGAGGCCGGCATCCGGATCACCGTACTGGACACCTGCTACCTGTCCGGTGGCTTCGGCGCGGACCTGACGCCAGCTCAGCTCCGCTTCTCCGACGGCGATATTCACAGCTGGCTGGACCGCGTGTCCCGGTTCAACCCCGGTGCCGGAGCCCGGCTGGGTGCGGGGGTGCACTCGGTGCGGGCGGTGCCGCTGGACGCCATCGAGCTGGTCGCCGAATGGGCCGCCCGCGGCGTCCCGTTGCATGCACACGTCTCCGAACAAGCCGCGGAGAACGAGGCCTGCCGCGCGGCGTATGGCCGCACCCCGACCGAGGTGCTGCATCGGGCCGGCGCGCTGGCCAGCAACCTGACCGCGGTGCACGGCACGCACCTCACCGCCGGCGACATCGAGCTGCTCGGGTTGAACGGGTCAGCCGTGTGCCTGTGCCCCACCACCGAACGCGACCTCGCCGACGGCATCGGCCCGACCGCCGCGCTGCACGCCGCCGGCGTCACGCTGACCCTGGGCTCGGACAGCCACGCGGTGATCGACGTGTTCGAGGAGGCCCGCGCGGTGGAGATGCACGAACGCCTGGTCAGCGGGACCCGCGGCCACCTCGACGCCGACGCGCTGCTGCGCGCCGCGACCGTGGCCGGGCACGCCTGCCTGGGCTGGCCGGACGCCGGCCGGCTGGAGGTCGGCGCGCGTGCGGACCTGGTCAGCGTCGCGTTGGACTCGGTACGCACCGCCGGTGGCCCCCCGGACGCCCGCACCGCGGTGTTCGCCGCGACCGCCGCCGATGTGCGGCACGTGATCGCGTCGGGCCGGGTCATCGTCGCCGACGGCCGACACACTCTGCTCGACGACGTCCCCGCCGCCCTGCGCACCGCTATCGAGCCCCTGTGGTGAGCGCCCCCCGTTCGCTCATTCATGAGCGGGGCGTCATTTCCGTGCCCGAATTGCCCCGGTTCCATGACGCCCCGGGTATGACAGAACTCCGCCAGATCATGAATGAGCAACGGGTGGCGCCATGAGTTCGGTGCTGCTGACGGACATCGCGAGGCTGGTCACCAACGACCCGGCCGCCGGGCCCGGTCTGCTCGGTGAGGTACCCGTCGCGGCGCTGGTCGTGGTCGCGGGGAAGGTGGCGTGGGTGGGGCCCGCGCGCGGCGCCCCGGCCTGCGACGCCCGGCT harbors:
- a CDS encoding ABC transporter permease — its product is MNLWWNYISDLDHWKATDGIAQRLGEHVAMSIGALLIATVVALPLGIAVGHSGKGDDLPILFGVLGRLLPPLGVFAYFAMKTETGTGPAFVMLVLLGMAPIMSAGYAGVRLLDRAVIESARASGMVPMHVLREIELPMAMPQLIAGVRRAAVAIVSMAAVAAYAGAKGLGRLIIDGQQPDVHDYGMVATGGFLVAVLAVVLDRIIDAFGRSLVPPGLYATPSAALKEIQPRIAEPYVPPVPATPGY
- a CDS encoding allantoate amidohydrolase: MSFDALWDDLLDVGRDATSGGYYRFTGTTAELTCREWFDEQAAARGLVVETDRNANLWAWHAPDAPGGAIVTGSHLDSVPDGGAYDGPLGVIAAFAAFDALAARDALPVVPFAIAAFAEEEGARFGVPCLGSRLLTGALPADAVLARRDADGTALAEVWAALGARNPGPDPQRLARIGAYLELHVEQGRGLVHTGHALGLASGLRPHGRWRLSFHGAPDHAGTTALVDRMDPMLTVARCVMDVREAATRHNAVATVGRIRVVPNATNVIPSLVEVWLDARAGDEATVRAVVDDVVGRVAAHATLDGISVDLVEESWSPAVHFDPGLAGRLAARLGGVPVLGSGAGHDAGVLAAAGVPTAMLFVRNPTGVSHAPAEHAERDDCLAGVAALAACISELAG
- a CDS encoding formimidoylglutamate deiminase, producing the protein MTPHHYWCEHAWTPPDVVHHGLLLEISDGRFSAVEPVVAAPAGATVLRGLSLPGLADAHSHAFHRALRARGGGADFFGWRDGMYAIVQRLDPDSYLALARAVYAELALAGVTCVGEFHYLHHASDGDRYVDPNAMGHAVAQAAREAGIRITVLDTCYLSGGFGADLTPAQLRFSDGDIHSWLDRVSRFNPGAGARLGAGVHSVRAVPLDAIELVAEWAARGVPLHAHVSEQAAENEACRAAYGRTPTEVLHRAGALASNLTAVHGTHLTAGDIELLGLNGSAVCLCPTTERDLADGIGPTAALHAAGVTLTLGSDSHAVIDVFEEARAVEMHERLVSGTRGHLDADALLRAATVAGHACLGWPDAGRLEVGARADLVSVALDSVRTAGGPPDARTAVFAATAADVRHVIASGRVIVADGRHTLLDDVPAALRTAIEPLW